The nucleotide sequence GGCCGCTCCTAGCATCATTTCACCGAGCTTTTGAGCGCTGGCATCGGCCGCGTCAATGGTGTCGGACATTTGGCCCAAATAGAGCGCGCCAATTCGAGTCGATATTTCCAACAGCTCATCCAAGTCTTGGCTAATCACAATCACCGCGGTGCCGCGCGCGGCCATGTCCACCAGCGCCTGGCGGATCATCGCGGCGGCGTGCGCATCGACGCCCCAGGTCGGCTGGCACACAACATAGACCTCGGGGGTCTGAAGTACCTCGCGGCCGACCACGAACTTTTGCAGGTTGCCGCCGGACAGCGACGCGGCATAGGTCTCGGCGCTTGGCGTTTTAACGCCAAAGGTCTGTATAACCTGCTGGGCAAAGTCGGCGGCCGCAGCTGGGTTAATCAGCTGCGACGGCGCCAGGTGCTGACGTTCGCGGGCTGACAACAGGGTGTTTTCGGTCAGGCTGAAACTGGGCACCGCGGCATGTCCAAGGCGTTCTTCGGGTGTTCCGCATAGGCCACGCTGGCGGCGCACCGAGGGGCCGTCGGTGGTGACATCCACCCCGTCCAGCTCGATCCGCCCAGAGCCCAGCGTCCGCTCGCCCAACAGCGCTTGAATCATGGCGTCCTGGCCGTTCCCGGCGACCCCGGCCACACCCAAAATTTCACCGCCTCGGGCCTCAAACGACAATCCTCGCAGGCCAACACCGAATGGGCTTTCGCTGGCCAATTCCAAGCCGTCGGCGCGCAACCGAACCGGACCCGCGTCGGCGCTTTGGGCACGCTGTGCCGGCACCAAGCGCTCGCCTAACATCAGCTCGGCCATACTGGCGGCGCTTTCTTGGGCCGGCTGGCAATGCGCAACCACGCGACCACCGCGCAATATGGTGGCGTGATCACACAGCGTTTTAACTTCGTCGAGTTTGTGGCTGATGTAGAGCACGGAGCAGCCTTCGCTGCGCAGGCGATTGAGGGTTTCAAACAGCCGTTCGACTTCTTGGGGGGTCAACACCGAGGTCGGCTCGTCCATGATCAGCAAGCTGGGCGATTGCAGCAACGCGCGTACAATTTCAACGCGCTGGCGCTCGCCGACGCTTAAGTCGCCAACGGCCCGGCGCGGGTCCAGCGGCAGCCCATAGTCGTGACTAATTTGCGCGACCCGGTCATTCAAATCACCGCGCGCCAATTCAGGCGGCACACCCAGCGCGACGTTTTCAGCAACGGTTAGGGCCTCGAACAGCGAGAAGTGTTGAAACACCATGCCAACACCGGCGTCACGCGCCTGGGCAGGTTTGGAGGGGGCAAAGGGCGCGCCGTTGAATTGCATGACACCCGCATCGGGGCGCATCACGCCGTATATCATTTTGACCAAGGTCGATTTGCCGGCGCCATTTTCGCCCAGCAACGCATGTATTTCACCGGGTGCGACCGTAAAGTCGACGGCGTCGTTGGCCAGCACGCCCGGGAAGCGCTTGCTGATGCCACTCAGGGTCAATCGAGAGTCTGCGGGAAGTTGGCCCAAAGTCGCTGTCCTTGCCTACCGATTAAAGCTGAATGCTACCGAAAGCGGCACCCTGATTCACCCAAATTCTAACAATCCCGATGGTAAACTGCCGTTTACTCAAACAAAACCCGAGCACGACATGAGCCCAACCCTGCGCATCGACAATCTGCACACCCTGGTCACCATGAACGACGACGGCGATGAATTGCATGACGTCAGTCTGTACCTGCGCGGTGCACAGATCGCAGCCATCGGACCGCGCGCAGGCATGCCCGATGCCGATCGCGTCATCGACGGGCGCGGCAAAATCGCCATCCCGGGACTGGTCAACACCCACCACCACCTTTATCAGAACCTGACCCGAGCGGTACCCGGCGCGCAGGATGCGCTGCTGTTTGATTGGCTAAAAACCCTATACCCGATTTGGGGTCGCATGCGCAGCGAGCACATTTGGGTCTCGACCCAAATTGGCCTGGGCGAGCTGGCCCTGTCCGGCTGCACCACCAGCTCGGACCACCTGTACATCTACCCCAACGACTGTCACCTGGGCGACAGCATCGAAGCGGCGTTGGCACTGGGGGTGCGTTTTCATCCGACCCGCGGCGCCATGAGCATTGGCGAGTCGGACGGTGGGTTGCCACCGGATGCGCTGGTCGAAAATGAGGACGATATTTTACGCGACTGCCAGGACATGGTGGCCCGATATCACGACCCTTCGGCGCTGTCGATGACCCGGGTCGGCTTGGCACCCTGCTCGCCGTTTTCGGTGTCGCGGGAACTCATGCGCGATGCCGCACTGCTGGCGCGCGAGTTGGGCGTCGGGCTGCACACCCACTTGGCCGAAAACAACGAAGACATCGATTATTCACTGGAAAAATTTGGCGTTCGGCCCGGCACCTATGCCGAAGAACTCGGCTGGATCGGCGCCGACGTCTGGCACGCCCACTGCGTCAAATTGGACGGCGGCGAAATCGACCTGTTTGCCCGCACCGGCACCGGCGTCGCCCACTGTCCGTGCTCGAACATGCGTCTGGGCAGTGGCATCGCCCCGGTCCGCGCCATGCGTGATGCCGGTGTCAAGGTCGGCTTGGGGGTTGACGGCAGCGCTTCAAATGACGCCGCGGACCTGTTTAACGAGGCGCGCCAGGCGATGCTGTTGCAGCGCGTTAACTTGGGGGCCGATGCCATGAGCGCGCGCGAAGCCTTGCGCATTGCCACCCGCGGTGGCGCCGAGGTGCTTAACCGCCCGCAACTGGGGCAACTGCAAGTCGGTTTCGCGGCTGATTTTGGGCTGTATGACATTGACCAAGTGGCCGGCGCCGGCGATTGGGATCCCGTCGCCGCCTTGGTGCTGTGTGGGCCGATGCGTCCGCAGCACCTGTATATCAACGGTCAGCCCATAGTCGAGGACTATTGCCTGACCCGGGTTGACTGGGACACACTTAAAACTCGGCACAGCGCACTGTGTCGCGAACTGGCACAGGGAACCTAGCGAATGACTTGCGATCAATTTTTCCAATCGTTGTGGGCCCAATTCGTGCCCGTCACGCCCCAGGCAGAGCACATCCACGCCCTATTGAGTGCGCGCGGCGATCACATTCACAATGACCACGTGGCGTTTCGGACCTTTGCCAACAGCCCCGTCGACATGGCCCATTTAGTGCCGATGCTCAAACGCTTGGGCTATCGACACCATGAAGACTACGATTTCAGCTCCAAGCATTTATCGGCGTCCAGCTTTTTGCATGCCGAGGACCCTGGCGCGCCAAAAATTTTCCTTAGCGAGCTGCACGACGACCGCTTAAGCGCGCAAAATCACGCCCGCGTGCGCGCACTGGTCGCGCAAATTCCCAGCGATTTCGTCGCCGGCCCCGAGGCATTTTTCGGCGCGCTGCCATGGTCACCGCCGACTTTCACGGACTACCAAGCGCTTGCCGATGAAAGCGAATACGCCGGCTGGTTGGCGGCGTGGGGATTGCGCGCCAACCACTTCACGGTCGACGTCAATCGCCTAAGCTCACTGAGTTCGATACAGGCGGTCAACGCGTTTTTAATCGACCAAGGATTTAGCCTGAACCTGTCCGGCGGCGCCATTAAAGGCACCCCGGCGGATTTGCTCGAGCAATCATCGACCATTGCCGATAGCGCCACCGTCAGTTTCGCCGACGGCGCACACACAGTGCCCAGCTGTTTTTACGAATTCGCATTGCGCCACGCGGACGCCAGCGGCAATCTATACCCAGGGTTTGTGGCGGCTAACGCCAACAAGATTTTCGAAAGCACCGACAGACGGAACCTAAAATGATTATTCGCACACTGACCCACGACTTTAGCGTGGCCGACCAAATCACCCAGGACGACTTGCCAACGCTGATCAGCAGCGGCTTCAAGTCGGTTATTTGCAATCGACCCGACGCCGAAGGCGAAGCCCACCTGGGTCAAATCGAGGTTGAGGCTGCGTTAACCGAGGCCGGCATCGAGTTTCGCTACCTGCCGGTTAACGGCGCCGCCATTACCGAGCTGGATGTCGCCGAACAGGCGGCACTGGTGAATGAGCTGCCCAAGCCGCTATTGGCCTACTGCCGGACCGGCACCCGGTGCACCAAGTTATGGGCATTGGACCCGGCGCGCACCGACTCGGCCGACCAACGCATCGCCAGCGCTGCCGCCGCTGGCATCAACATCGAAGATCTGCGCGGGCGACTCGGCTAAGCCGCTCCGACCCGGTCGTGTGCCCACATGGCCGCCAACATCGCGGCCACGAACAAGCCCGCGTCGGCGGGCTGCAACAACAAACTGGCCAAGGCCGGACCCGGGCAAAAACCGCCCAACCCCCAGCCGGCGCCAAACAGCGCGCTGCCAACCAGCAATGGCCGATCAATCGCACCCTGCATGAATTCGGTCCAGGGCTGGCCGAGCAAGGTGTTGCCACGGCGCGCCAACCACCAATGCCCAACAAAAGCCACCGGGATGCCGGCACCCATCACAAAAATCAAGCTTGGGTCCCACTCACCCGCCACATCCAAAAAGTTCTGGACCTTAGCTGGATTGGTCATGCCAGCGACGACTAAACCCGCTCCAAACAGGGCCCCCATGATCAAACCAATAAAACCGGTCATAGCGACACCCCCATTAAATGTTTGACCACAAAGACCGTCACCACTCCGCTGCCAACAAAGGTCAGGGTGGCGACAATTGATCGAATTGAAAAACGCGAGATCCCGCAAATACCGTGACCGCTGGTACAGCCCGACCCCATGCGCGTGCCCCAGCCCACCATTAAGCCGGCCACCACAATCGCCCAACTCGGGGCCGCATCAAAGCCATGATCAACCCAACCACTGGCCATAATCAGTAGCGGCGCTGCGATTAAGCCGATCAAGAACATCAAGCCCCAGCGACCGAACCCAAAGTCGCCGCCCAGCGCGCGTCCAACAATGCCACTGACGCCGGTGACTTTGCCCAAGCCAACAAACCCGAGCGCAGCCGACAACCCGATAATCGCGCCCCCTAGCGCAGACAGTCCTGGTGTAAATTCCGTCATAGTACGATTTCTCTTTTGCCAAGAATAAATATTGGTTATAAGCTTATAACAAATTGAAATATGCAGGGAAGTATTATCATGTCGAACCCATCAGTACGCGGCTATTTTGACCCAGCAACCTGGACCGTGACTTACCTAGTCAAGGACCCCGACAGCCACCACTGCGCGATTATCGACAGTGTTCAAGACTACGACCCCGCCAGCGGCCGAACCAACTTCGAGCACGCCGATGCATTGATCGAGCGGGTGCGAAGCGAAGGCCTGAGCGTCGATTGGATTTTAGAAACCCACGTCCACGCCGATCATTTAAGTGCCGCCCCCCACCTGAAAGCCGCGCTCGGCGGCCAGGTCGCCATCGGCGCCAACATCGACAAGGTACAGAGTATTTTCGGCCCCCTGTTTAATGCCGGCCCTGAATTTGCCACCGATGGCCGCCAGTTCGACAAACTGTTGAACGAAGGTGACCAAATCGCGATTGGCGGGCTGACCCTAACCGCCATGCACACACCGGGCCACACCCCCGCGTGCATGAGCTACCTGATCGGCGATGCGGTATTTGTCGGCGACACCTTGTTTATGCCTGATTTTGGTACCGCTCGCTGCGATTTTCCCGGCGGTGATGCCAATACTCTGTGGACCAGCGTTGAAAAACTGATGGCCTTGCCGGCGTCGACCCGCGTCTTCACCGGCCACGACTATGCACCCGGTGGCCGCGAGGTGGCGTTCGAGAGCACCGTTGGCGAACAAAAATCCAGCAACATTCATTTGCAACAAGACCAAGCCG is from Litorivicinus lipolyticus and encodes:
- a CDS encoding DUF1338 domain-containing protein, with the protein product MTCDQFFQSLWAQFVPVTPQAEHIHALLSARGDHIHNDHVAFRTFANSPVDMAHLVPMLKRLGYRHHEDYDFSSKHLSASSFLHAEDPGAPKIFLSELHDDRLSAQNHARVRALVAQIPSDFVAGPEAFFGALPWSPPTFTDYQALADESEYAGWLAAWGLRANHFTVDVNRLSSLSSIQAVNAFLIDQGFSLNLSGGAIKGTPADLLEQSSTIADSATVSFADGAHTVPSCFYEFALRHADASGNLYPGFVAANANKIFESTDRRNLK
- a CDS encoding YeeE/YedE family protein, yielding MTEFTPGLSALGGAIIGLSAALGFVGLGKVTGVSGIVGRALGGDFGFGRWGLMFLIGLIAAPLLIMASGWVDHGFDAAPSWAIVVAGLMVGWGTRMGSGCTSGHGICGISRFSIRSIVATLTFVGSGVVTVFVVKHLMGVSL
- a CDS encoding MBL fold metallo-hydrolase, yielding MSNPSVRGYFDPATWTVTYLVKDPDSHHCAIIDSVQDYDPASGRTNFEHADALIERVRSEGLSVDWILETHVHADHLSAAPHLKAALGGQVAIGANIDKVQSIFGPLFNAGPEFATDGRQFDKLLNEGDQIAIGGLTLTAMHTPGHTPACMSYLIGDAVFVGDTLFMPDFGTARCDFPGGDANTLWTSVEKLMALPASTRVFTGHDYAPGGREVAFESTVGEQKSSNIHLQQDQAAFVAMREARDASLAMPTLILPSVQTNMRAGELPPAEDNGVRYMKIPLNAV
- a CDS encoding DUF6691 family protein; its protein translation is MTGFIGLIMGALFGAGLVVAGMTNPAKVQNFLDVAGEWDPSLIFVMGAGIPVAFVGHWWLARRGNTLLGQPWTEFMQGAIDRPLLVGSALFGAGWGLGGFCPGPALASLLLQPADAGLFVAAMLAAMWAHDRVGAA
- a CDS encoding 8-oxoguanine deaminase yields the protein MSPTLRIDNLHTLVTMNDDGDELHDVSLYLRGAQIAAIGPRAGMPDADRVIDGRGKIAIPGLVNTHHHLYQNLTRAVPGAQDALLFDWLKTLYPIWGRMRSEHIWVSTQIGLGELALSGCTTSSDHLYIYPNDCHLGDSIEAALALGVRFHPTRGAMSIGESDGGLPPDALVENEDDILRDCQDMVARYHDPSALSMTRVGLAPCSPFSVSRELMRDAALLARELGVGLHTHLAENNEDIDYSLEKFGVRPGTYAEELGWIGADVWHAHCVKLDGGEIDLFARTGTGVAHCPCSNMRLGSGIAPVRAMRDAGVKVGLGVDGSASNDAADLFNEARQAMLLQRVNLGADAMSAREALRIATRGGAEVLNRPQLGQLQVGFAADFGLYDIDQVAGAGDWDPVAALVLCGPMRPQHLYINGQPIVEDYCLTRVDWDTLKTRHSALCRELAQGT
- a CDS encoding ABC transporter ATP-binding protein encodes the protein MGQLPADSRLTLSGISKRFPGVLANDAVDFTVAPGEIHALLGENGAGKSTLVKMIYGVMRPDAGVMQFNGAPFAPSKPAQARDAGVGMVFQHFSLFEALTVAENVALGVPPELARGDLNDRVAQISHDYGLPLDPRRAVGDLSVGERQRVEIVRALLQSPSLLIMDEPTSVLTPQEVERLFETLNRLRSEGCSVLYISHKLDEVKTLCDHATILRGGRVVAHCQPAQESAASMAELMLGERLVPAQRAQSADAGPVRLRADGLELASESPFGVGLRGLSFEARGGEILGVAGVAGNGQDAMIQALLGERTLGSGRIELDGVDVTTDGPSVRRQRGLCGTPEERLGHAAVPSFSLTENTLLSARERQHLAPSQLINPAAAADFAQQVIQTFGVKTPSAETYAASLSGGNLQKFVVGREVLQTPEVYVVCQPTWGVDAHAAAMIRQALVDMAARGTAVIVISQDLDELLEISTRIGALYLGQMSDTIDAADASAQKLGEMMLGAAAV
- a CDS encoding TIGR01244 family sulfur transferase, with product MIIRTLTHDFSVADQITQDDLPTLISSGFKSVICNRPDAEGEAHLGQIEVEAALTEAGIEFRYLPVNGAAITELDVAEQAALVNELPKPLLAYCRTGTRCTKLWALDPARTDSADQRIASAAAAGINIEDLRGRLG